One Schistocerca cancellata isolate TAMUIC-IGC-003103 chromosome 1, iqSchCanc2.1, whole genome shotgun sequence genomic region harbors:
- the LOC126163616 gene encoding J domain-containing protein-like, which yields MSAIDSILNYTRKEEEDFYALLGCDENSTTEQIVAEYKVRAVQYHPDKNEGDKEAEAKFQQLQEAKEVLCDPEKRSNYDKWRNSGIAISYKQWVGMKEHVHSSMHWTTLKTKDRMLPETAGEGGSTSASGSAPQARRRGSEGVANIHWGARGTVNWKSDASSEVVSKFRNYEI from the exons ATGAGCGCCATAGACAGCATTCTCAATTACACCCGCAAAGAGGAGGAGGATTTCTACGCGCTGCTCGGTTGCGACGAGAATTCCACAACAGAACAGATTGTcgctga gtacaagGTCAGAGCTGTTCAGTACCACCCGGACAAGAATGAGGGCGACAAAGAAGCCGAAGCGAAgtttcagcagttgcaggaagcAAAGGAAGTCCTTTGTGACCCCGAGAAAAGAAGCAACTACGACAAGTGGCGCAATAGTGGCATTGCCATCAGCTACAAGCAATGGGTTGGAATGAAGGAACACGTTCATTCGTCAATGCACTGGACCACCCTGAAGACGAAAGATAGGATGCTGCCTGAAACTGCAGGTGAAGGTGGCAGCACAAGTGCCTCAGGGAGTGCCCCCCAGGCACGCCGCCGGGGTtcagagggagttgcaaatatacACTGGGGTGCTCGCGGCACTGTCAACTGGAAATCTGACGCTTCTAGTGAAGTTGTCAGCAAGTTCCGCAACTATGAAATTTAG